The proteins below come from a single Zhouia spongiae genomic window:
- a CDS encoding phosphoglyceromutase — MKMRLLLFLFAISFIGCENSEQEQNKVENIVLISIDGLRWQEVFKGADSLFTEDKHFWANTEAERRQKLMPFFWNTIAQKGQLYGNRDLGNKANVKNKYWFSYPGRSEALCGYYDPKVNLNEYPNNPNENVLEFIDENESYKGKVVTFASWEALGRVLNRDRNGMLVNLPGEDVQEGSEAQNLLNELQHLIPEYHHDCRPDELTYMMAKAYIQDKHPKVVYLDFGDTDIFAHDGEYGKYLDATNRTDKMISDLWESLQNDPFYKDKTALLVYTDHGRGIDDYGWKHHGDAIPGSDEVWLAALGPGIPNLGEVARDGQIYQDQIAQTAANILGFTFEADHPVGNSIEGVFVTKKD; from the coding sequence ATGAAAATGAGATTATTACTTTTTTTATTCGCTATTTCCTTCATTGGTTGTGAAAATTCAGAACAAGAGCAAAACAAAGTAGAAAACATTGTATTAATAAGTATAGATGGTTTACGATGGCAGGAGGTTTTTAAAGGTGCAGACTCACTTTTTACAGAAGACAAGCACTTTTGGGCAAATACCGAAGCCGAAAGAAGACAAAAATTAATGCCTTTTTTTTGGAATACAATAGCTCAAAAAGGACAACTGTATGGGAACAGAGACCTTGGTAACAAGGCAAATGTAAAGAATAAGTATTGGTTTTCTTACCCGGGCAGAAGCGAAGCACTTTGTGGTTATTATGATCCTAAAGTTAATTTAAACGAGTATCCAAACAACCCCAATGAAAACGTTTTAGAGTTCATTGATGAAAATGAAAGTTATAAAGGAAAAGTGGTGACTTTTGCATCGTGGGAGGCTCTTGGCAGGGTTTTAAATCGCGACCGGAACGGCATGCTTGTAAACTTACCAGGCGAAGATGTGCAAGAAGGCTCTGAAGCACAAAACCTTCTAAACGAACTGCAACATCTAATACCGGAATACCACCATGATTGTAGACCGGATGAGTTAACATATATGATGGCAAAAGCCTATATACAAGACAAACACCCAAAAGTTGTCTATCTCGATTTTGGAGATACCGATATCTTTGCGCACGATGGCGAGTATGGTAAATATTTAGACGCAACCAATCGCACCGATAAGATGATATCCGATTTATGGGAATCACTCCAGAATGATCCTTTTTATAAGGATAAAACGGCATTACTGGTTTATACAGATCACGGTAGAGGAATAGATGATTACGGATGGAAACACCATGGCGATGCAATACCTGGTAGCGATGAAGTATGGCTTGCTGCATTAGGCCCTGGAATACCAAATCTCGGAGAAGTAGCTCGTGATGGTCAAATTTATCAGGACCAAATAGCGCAAACTGCAGCCAATATTTTAGGATTTACCTTTGAGGCTGATCATCCCGTTGGTAACAGTATAGAAGGAGTGTTTGTTACCAAAAAAGATTAA
- a CDS encoding GH92 family glycosyl hydrolase codes for MKYEINKHKWLVIIFFLMALLVVSCSKKEKIEKPLVALTQYVDPQIGSVHGRWFFYTPAARPFGMAKLAPHTNGYNSAGGWGPTGYDDRHTSIEGFGHFHEFQIGGLVFMPTVGSVKTVPGTLEDPDSGYRSRFNKPTEHAEVGYYRVRLNDYQIEAEITATERVGFHRYTFPKTDEANLIIDIGHKQGESGDVTDAFAQLVNENEIEGYIETYPEYVKFCDPGKRVKMYFVARLSKKPLAVGAFKDTVQNIDVPKTEGTDNGLFLRFSMQEGEQLEIQTGLSYTSVKNARLNLNVEAAERTFDDVHNESKVVWNQKLNNIVVEGGEEKDRIKFYTGLYHALLGRGLASDVNGNYPMADGGIGQISLDENGKPAYQHYNTDGMWGGFWNLSQLWALAFPSYFKEYLQSNIDLYKKRGWLHDGEAAGVYTNGVQTNFQGLLIASAYNVGIRDFDIQSGYKAALKNELDYHDRNLGNGKYDLSYFVKDHYIPHKDTIISNGWVFNFGASHTLEYSFSSYAVAQMAKQLKDSISYKKLISQAGYYKNLFDEKTKFIRPKLENGNFIQDFDPMKGWDGFQEGNAFQYTWYVPHDVQGLINLMGKQLFNERLEQMFTAARKSMFGGGSEEIHSFSGVEKLYNHGNQPCLHNPWLFNYSGKPWLTQKWVRTICNEFYGTEALHGYGVGQDEDQGQLGAWYVMAAMGLFDVQGHSNSDPTFQFGSPLFDKISIKLDSQYYQGNALVIEAVNQDPDNKYIQAAVFNGTPVNTNWISRKQLMKGGKLIFTLGKEPNKNWGVQSLPPSMSNLKN; via the coding sequence ATGAAATATGAAATAAACAAACATAAATGGCTGGTGATTATTTTTTTCTTAATGGCATTGCTGGTTGTCAGCTGTAGTAAAAAAGAAAAAATAGAAAAACCTTTGGTAGCGCTGACACAATATGTGGATCCGCAGATTGGCTCGGTGCATGGACGATGGTTTTTTTATACCCCGGCGGCACGACCATTTGGAATGGCCAAACTAGCGCCACATACCAATGGTTATAATAGTGCAGGAGGATGGGGGCCTACGGGATACGACGATCGGCATACCTCAATAGAAGGCTTTGGACATTTTCATGAGTTTCAGATAGGAGGATTGGTATTCATGCCCACAGTCGGAAGTGTAAAAACTGTTCCGGGAACACTGGAAGATCCGGACTCAGGATATCGATCACGCTTTAATAAACCCACAGAGCATGCGGAGGTAGGGTATTATCGAGTTCGTTTAAACGACTATCAGATAGAAGCAGAAATAACAGCCACTGAAAGGGTAGGTTTTCACAGATATACTTTTCCAAAGACCGATGAGGCAAACCTGATTATAGATATTGGACACAAGCAGGGAGAAAGTGGTGATGTGACCGATGCCTTTGCACAATTGGTAAATGAAAATGAAATTGAAGGTTATATAGAAACATATCCGGAGTATGTGAAATTTTGCGATCCGGGTAAGCGGGTTAAAATGTATTTCGTTGCCAGGCTCAGTAAAAAACCACTTGCCGTGGGAGCTTTTAAAGATACTGTCCAGAACATTGATGTTCCAAAAACGGAAGGAACGGATAACGGACTGTTCCTGAGGTTTTCAATGCAGGAAGGGGAGCAACTCGAAATACAAACCGGATTAAGTTACACCTCCGTTAAAAATGCAAGGTTAAATTTAAATGTAGAGGCTGCAGAAAGAACCTTTGATGATGTCCATAATGAATCAAAGGTAGTATGGAACCAAAAGCTCAATAATATTGTAGTAGAAGGAGGTGAAGAGAAAGACAGAATTAAATTTTATACCGGCTTGTACCATGCGTTACTGGGACGGGGATTGGCCAGCGATGTTAATGGAAATTACCCAATGGCAGATGGCGGAATAGGACAGATTTCCCTAGACGAAAATGGGAAGCCTGCCTATCAACATTATAATACGGATGGAATGTGGGGAGGTTTCTGGAACCTAAGCCAATTGTGGGCACTGGCATTCCCATCCTATTTTAAAGAGTACTTGCAATCGAATATCGATTTATATAAGAAAAGAGGCTGGTTACATGATGGTGAGGCAGCCGGAGTTTATACTAATGGGGTACAAACTAATTTTCAGGGGCTGCTCATAGCCTCAGCTTACAATGTCGGTATCAGGGATTTTGATATTCAATCGGGATATAAGGCTGCATTAAAGAACGAACTGGATTATCACGACCGTAATCTCGGGAATGGTAAATATGATCTCAGTTACTTTGTAAAAGATCATTACATACCTCATAAAGATACTATCATTTCTAACGGATGGGTGTTTAATTTCGGAGCCTCACATACTTTGGAATATAGTTTTAGTTCTTATGCAGTAGCCCAAATGGCGAAACAGTTAAAGGATAGTATCAGTTATAAAAAACTGATAAGTCAGGCTGGGTATTACAAGAACTTATTCGATGAAAAAACAAAATTTATAAGGCCAAAACTCGAAAACGGTAATTTCATTCAGGATTTTGATCCGATGAAGGGATGGGATGGTTTTCAGGAGGGGAATGCATTCCAGTATACCTGGTATGTGCCTCATGATGTGCAGGGACTCATAAATCTGATGGGAAAGCAGCTTTTTAATGAACGCCTTGAACAAATGTTTACAGCTGCACGAAAAAGCATGTTCGGAGGCGGATCAGAAGAAATACACAGTTTTTCAGGAGTAGAAAAATTATACAATCATGGCAATCAGCCGTGTTTGCATAACCCCTGGCTTTTTAATTATTCAGGAAAACCGTGGCTCACTCAAAAATGGGTTCGAACTATTTGTAATGAGTTTTATGGTACAGAAGCTTTGCACGGCTACGGAGTTGGACAAGATGAAGATCAGGGGCAATTGGGAGCGTGGTATGTGATGGCCGCGATGGGCTTGTTTGATGTTCAGGGGCATAGTAATTCCGATCCTACATTTCAGTTCGGAAGTCCGCTTTTCGATAAAATCAGTATCAAGTTAGATTCGCAATATTACCAGGGCAATGCGCTGGTAATAGAAGCGGTGAATCAAGATCCCGATAATAAATATATTCAGGCAGCTGTCTTTAACGGAACGCCTGTAAACACAAACTGGATTTCCCGGAAGCAACTGATGAAAGGGGGAAAACTCATCTTTACATTAGGAAAAGAACCAAATAAAAACTGGGGCGTGCAATCACTGCCTCCATCAATGTCTAACCTTAAAAATTAG